The DNA sequence GTGTCTCCTTAGAGCCAGTCCACCGCACCGAAGCCCCCGAAGCCCCACTGGTTTCACATTCTTCTGGCGCTCGCCAACAAGGATGTCTTGCCCAGCCATGGCGAAGCAGCAAGTGCGACACATTGCCCCGGGCGCTCTTCTTCTACCCTACCCTCGCTCATGTCGTGAGTGATTCGGTGGCGACACGATCGCCATGCTGGAAGAGATCGTCGGGCCTGACCGGCGCCGTTCACGATGATGGGCTCCATATGTCCGGTGTGCCTATCACCTGCTTCCCATGGTCACATCGAGCACCGGAGCAGTGGTCGCCCAGAGCACGCACGCACGCGGAAGGTCATTCGCCGTTCACTAGGGCAGAGACCGCATTCGGCATAGAATGCTGTCCGTCTCAGCGCCGACGCTGATTCCGTAGGTCGGTTGATGTTGCGCCACAGAGCCAAGCTTCCGAGAGCTGGAGTCTGCCTCGGCATCGACATAGCACGCCACCCTGCGCCACTTTTCTTAACGACGGCCGCTCATCCTATCGCAATCTCACAGGCGTGCATGCAACTCATTCACACTGCGCCCATTCCCGGAGAGGGCGGCGAGCTGGGGCTATATCGACGAGGTGAGGACTACTTCATCAAGATCGTGGGTGGTCAAGACCTCATGAACACCCGGGCACACGCGTCGGAAGACGCTCTCGGTGCCATCGCATGCAAGGACCTCGCGAATAATCCCCACAGCCGAGTGCTCGTCGGCGGACTCGGAATGGGCTTCACTTTGTCCGCGGCTCTCGAAACGCTACCACGTGACGCCGAGGTCGTCGTCGCGGAAATCGTGCCTGGAGTAGTGGAGTGGAACCGAGGCGTCCTCGGATCATCGGCCGGCAGACCGCTGGATGACGACCGTGTGCAAGTGCAACTCGTTGATGTGTCAGTGGTGATCCAGAATGAGCGCATCGGCTTCGATGCCATCTTGCTGGACGTGGACAACGGGCCGGACGGGCTGACGCGCGCTTCGAACAAGCGGCTTTATTCGAAGAAAGGACTCGCGGCAACACACCGGGCGCTTCGGCCCGAGGGGGTCCTGGCGATCTGGTCCGCGGGTCCGGACAAAGCCTTCACAAAACAGATGCGAGCGGCGGGATTCGTCGTCGTCGAGACCACGGTGAGAGCGCATGCCGGCAAGGGTGCCAGACACGTGATTTGGATGGCGCGACGAGCGTAGTCAGCCTTGGCGAGTTCGATGATGCTGAGCCGGCGTCCGTTTCAAACCGTCGGCGTCACGGCAAAGGGCTGCCTGGATCTTTCCCCGGGTGGATTCTTCGGCCCGAGCGATGTCATCGTGCCCATGCAGTGGGTAGTTCATAGCTATCAGCTCGAGGGACGGAGGCGCGCCACGGACACGGCCCAACATGCACTGGGTGAGGCTGATGCAGGCATCCACGAGGTCCGGAGCCTCTGCTGTCCGCCACGGCTCAGATTCAGGTTGTGGAAGCTCCCTCAACCGGTTCCGATGGCGAGAAAGACAGAGCTTCGTGTCTGGTCTGAACTTGACCCGGCTTGGCCCAAAGCCAAGACGCCGTGCCATGCGTCGACTCCCGGCTATGCCCTGCCAAGGACTCGAGCACCACACTTACTGAGCAGAGGGTGTGACGCCGCCTATGCGCCTGGCCACGTTGAGCAAGGCGACGCGCGCGAAGAGGCGAACGATGGTCACAAAAACTCTTTGGGCCTCTTTTCTTTGAGGTCCGGGTAGGGCGTCCGGACGGTCCAGACGATCGAGAAGGTGACCACGAGGCCTGCCAGTCCGGCAGCGTAGGCCCACCACGGGACCGGCGTTTCCCCGGTGACCCATCCCAACTGGAGGGGCACCAAGGCGATGAAGTTGTTTCCGAAATGCCAGAGCATGGCGGGGAAGATCGAGCCGGTCATGAGCACGACCGCGGCGAAGAGCACACCGAGGTAGGCGGTCGGGAGGATCCGGAAGAGGGAAACGTGGAAGAGCCCGAATATGGCTCCCGCGACGAGGCAAACGGCGACCGGGCCAAAGGTCTTCCGGAGTCCGTGCAGGAGTGCGCCGCGGAAGGTGAGTTCTTCGAAAATACCTGGGATGACGGTCAACATAATGACGAGTTGCCAGAGCGGCATGTCGTCACCAAGGAGGGACTCTCCAAACGCTTCGAGGACGTTTTGCGGAACGGGGAAGAGGTAGGTGTTCACTAGTCCGCTGAGACCGATGCCGACGATGTATCCGGAGGGGATCCCGATCAGTACGGCCAGCCACACGGCCGGGTGCACGGTCCTGAACGCGAACACTGTCTTCGCATCTAGCCCGTACAGTCGGATCATCAGGAGTGAGCCGCCGAACATGATGATCAGGATGTTCACGACGATCTGACCTCGGACGCCGAGCGCCTCACCGAACCAGAGGGAAACGACGAGGAATGTGACCCACATCACACCGAACCAGCGCAGGACGTGGCGCGGAAAAAGAGCGGGGCCGCCCGTCAGGTCGGCTTCATCCAGATCCGAAGCCGAGATCAGACGTTCCATGGACAGGGTGCGCTCGGTGAGGCGAGCTCCCCACCATGCCGCCCCACCCGTCGACGCGAACGCGAGCATCAGGAACGTCCAGTCGTACTCACCGATCATGATCTCCCGCACGGCCACCCCGATGCCCGCAATCGGGAACAGGACGATCGCCGATCGCAAGTCCATGCCTGGCAGCATCGCGACCAGCGAAGGCACCAAGAAAACGAAGAGGAGCGGGAACAGGTAGAGCTGGTATTCCTTGTAGCTCTTCGCGTAGCCCGACAGCAGCAACAGGGCGCTCGCCACGAGGACCGTGAGTGGCAGGAAGAGAATCAGGATCAGCAGGGGGTCCATCGGCGAAAGCGCGATCACAAAACGCTCGGGCAATTCGACGACTCCGAGTACCAGATAGAGGAGCAGGTTGAGGATATTGATGGCTGCCACCGAGATTCCCACCGCAATGATGCCCATCATTTTCGCTTTCACGATGTCGGATCGGGCCGCTGCGGTCGTCAGTAGCGTCTCCAGCGTTCCGCGCTCCTTCTCCCCGCTGATCGTGTCGACCGCCATGATTGAGCCGCCGCTGAGCATCAGGAACAGCAGGAAGGGCGTGAGTGCGAGACCCAGGAGGGCTCCTCCCTCGCGTTGCGCGCTCGCGGTGTTCTCCGTCGTGACGGCCGCGACCTGCTGAATGGCGACCGGAAATCCACCGGCCCGGTACACGCTGTCTCGCAGCTCCGAGCGGACCTCGGCCATGCGGTTGCCAAGGCGTTCCGCCGCGTTGCGCGAGAAGTCACTTTGTCCGCGATGTCTCAGGCGCAGGGTGGGGAGCGAGAGTTCGGACTCGGTCTCCGTGTCGGCCTCGGCAGCCTCTTCCGCGCGGATACGTTCGTAGGTCTCCGGCGACAGAGCCTCGACAACGACGTGGATCGCCCCGGCGCCCAGCAAGGAGTCGGCGTCGGCGTCGGCGCGTTCCTCGAAACGGACCGCGCCCGTCGTCGTGTCCGGATCGTTGGCTTCGCGTTCGAGAGCGGCTGCCAGGACCG is a window from the Longimicrobiales bacterium genome containing:
- a CDS encoding ABC transporter permease subunit, encoding MTLFRYEIKRLIRDTRTVLIAIVAPLVLIPGMIFVMRAVERSEERRLDDTVYEYAVTGDEAEWGRAVLAAALEREANDPDTTTGAVRFEERADADADSLLGAGAIHVVVEALSPETYERIRAEEAAEADTETESELSLPTLRLRHRGQSDFSRNAAERLGNRMAEVRSELRDSVYRAGGFPVAIQQVAAVTTENTASAQREGGALLGLALTPFLLFLMLSGGSIMAVDTISGEKERGTLETLLTTAAARSDIVKAKMMGIIAVGISVAAINILNLLLYLVLGVVELPERFVIALSPMDPLLILILFLPLTVLVASALLLLSGYAKSYKEYQLYLFPLLFVFLVPSLVAMLPGMDLRSAIVLFPIAGIGVAVREIMIGEYDWTFLMLAFASTGGAAWWGARLTERTLSMERLISASDLDEADLTGGPALFPRHVLRWFGVMWVTFLVVSLWFGEALGVRGQIVVNILIIMFGGSLLMIRLYGLDAKTVFAFRTVHPAVWLAVLIGIPSGYIVGIGLSGLVNTYLFPVPQNVLEAFGESLLGDDMPLWQLVIMLTVIPGIFEELTFRGALLHGLRKTFGPVAVCLVAGAIFGLFHVSLFRILPTAYLGVLFAAVVLMTGSIFPAMLWHFGNNFIALVPLQLGWVTGETPVPWWAYAAGLAGLVVTFSIVWTVRTPYPDLKEKRPKEFL